CCGATAGCTTTCCCAATAATTTGCAACGCCTCTGCATTGTAGTACTCAATGGGGAGCTCGTTTAATCTAACCCATACCGCAATGGATGATACACTTGCTAAAGCAGGCTTAAAATTCGGTCCCCATGGTCTGATAGAAAGAAAATGGTCTCCAATGAACCACGAGCCTTTTCTCAAAACATTCTCATAGTCTTCTCCTAAAGACAGCCTCGTGAGGAAGAAACCATGACCCAAGTCAACACAGTCTAATCTACCTGCAGGTTTCCATAAAGCAAGGAGTTTTCGCTTGAATGAAGTTAAGCCCCACACTCCATACATAAACTTTCACGATAAAAGCTCTAACCCACGGCTTCcgaattttttgtttaaactcCCTAGAGAGTTTCACCAATAACAGCCCTTGCCGGAGCGTTTCCACCTCCTCATCTGACTCAACATCATCATCTATACCATCCTCGAAGCTAAAAGCTTGTGAGAACACCCCTGGAATTTCTCCCACCAACTTATCTCTAAACGAAGTATTTGGATTCCACGCTCCCTCATCGTGATTTGGTGACACAGGACCAGTGCTATGGCCTTCACAGAAGCCAGCATGGCCCACATCCTTTACTTT
This DNA window, taken from Quercus robur chromosome 2, dhQueRobu3.1, whole genome shotgun sequence, encodes the following:
- the LOC126701785 gene encoding uncharacterized protein LOC126701785, translated to MERSLSSEEKEELACSKKKVKDVGHAGFCEGHSTGPVSPNHDEGAWNPNTSFRDKLVGEIPGVFSQAFSFEDGIDDDVESDEEVETLRQGLLLRKLLALWKPAGRLDCVDLGHGFFLTRLSLGEDYENVLRKGSWFIGDHFLSIRPWGPNFKPALASVSSIAVWVRLNELPIEYYNAEALQIIGKAIGNVLRIDTFTASETRVRFARICVQVDVGKPLAIAIMIGRLEQQICYEGIHKMCFGCGRLGHKKEQCPYIIRQEPMASEMGVKEGGETVSSSRQTHASDMLRSGEGTSAILVGSE